A single Oceanispirochaeta sp. M1 DNA region contains:
- a CDS encoding transposase: MKSLFYVGMDVHKDSISIAVLRDNNKNVEFERQIRNEPARIKKFFNKYKDESLICCYEAGPTGFALYRQLEEMNITCYVAAPSLLPRKPGDRIKTDKRDALMLAKVLRNQEIVSVYVPSTSDEAKIDLLKDKIDEIAAEARYVEKVSKLRCFKGIDTLTALTFIAEIGDFRRFRKAQNFMSYLGLVPSERSSGNQRRLGSITKAGNSRLRKLLIESSWHYKHYGPSKTLKMRRKGQDCEIVAYADKAGWRLNKKFKKLNYRGKVSQKIVTAIARKLSGFIWGMMLGNTDSITAAQ; this comes from the coding sequence ATGAAAAGTTTATTTTATGTCGGGATGGATGTCCACAAGGATTCAATATCAATCGCTGTTTTAAGAGACAATAATAAAAATGTCGAATTTGAAAGACAGATCAGAAATGAGCCTGCAAGAATTAAGAAGTTTTTTAACAAGTATAAAGATGAAAGTCTCATATGCTGTTATGAAGCTGGTCCTACAGGTTTCGCTCTTTATCGGCAACTGGAAGAAATGAATATTACCTGCTATGTAGCAGCACCATCTCTTCTACCTCGAAAACCAGGTGATCGAATTAAAACTGATAAAAGAGATGCACTGATGCTGGCAAAAGTCCTTAGAAATCAAGAAATAGTCAGTGTATATGTACCTAGCACTTCTGATGAAGCAAAAATTGATCTATTGAAAGATAAAATAGATGAGATTGCAGCAGAGGCAAGGTATGTAGAAAAAGTATCAAAGTTGAGATGCTTTAAAGGTATTGATACATTGACAGCATTAACATTTATAGCCGAAATTGGTGATTTCAGAAGATTCAGAAAGGCACAGAATTTTATGTCCTATCTGGGGCTTGTACCATCAGAGCGATCCAGTGGTAATCAAAGACGACTAGGAAGTATTACAAAAGCGGGTAATTCCAGATTGCGGAAGTTATTAATTGAATCAAGCTGGCATTACAAACATTACGGTCCTTCTAAAACTCTCAAGATGCGGAGGAAAGGACAAGATTGTGAGATTGTAGCTTATGCGGATAAAGCAGGATGGAGATTGAATAAGAAATTCAAAAAGTTAAATTATAGAGGTAAAGTGAGTCAAAAAATTGTCACAGCAATTGCTAGAAAATTATCTGGTTTTATATGGGGTATGATGCTTGGAAATACTGATTCTATTACAGCAGCACAATAG
- a CDS encoding BrnT family toxin produces MGKLFNWNDNKNAHLIKERSISFEEVVFCIQNGGILDKVEHPNKEKYPNQNIYVVLVNDYVYLVPYVENDDEIFLKTIIPSRKAKKQYLGGSE; encoded by the coding sequence ATGGGAAAGTTATTCAACTGGAATGATAATAAAAATGCTCATCTTATTAAGGAAAGGAGTATTTCTTTTGAGGAAGTAGTTTTCTGCATCCAAAATGGAGGAATCCTGGATAAGGTTGAGCATCCTAATAAAGAGAAATACCCGAATCAGAATATATATGTTGTTCTTGTAAATGATTATGTATATTTAGTTCCTTATGTTGAAAACGATGATGAGATCTTTCTGAAAACGATAATTCCCAGTAGAAAGGCGAAGAAACAATATCTAGGAGGATCAGAATGA
- a CDS encoding Lrp/AsnC family transcriptional regulator, which produces MSYFELDKTDISILHILQENGKLTAIDIGEKVGLSPSPCARRIRHLYSDGYITGVHASLNLKKLGIGVQVIAQIRLSRHSETIVESFESAVENMPEVTDCFTVSGDFDYMLRVICLDNEAYEKWVRRLQKLDLINTIDSRFVIRSVKESGPILLTK; this is translated from the coding sequence ATGAGCTATTTTGAATTGGACAAGACTGATATCAGTATCCTTCATATACTGCAGGAGAACGGTAAATTGACTGCTATAGATATTGGAGAAAAAGTAGGGCTCTCCCCATCTCCTTGTGCACGTAGAATCAGACATCTGTACTCTGACGGATATATCACTGGAGTGCATGCTTCCCTTAACCTGAAGAAGCTCGGCATTGGGGTACAGGTAATTGCCCAAATCCGTCTCAGCCGCCACAGCGAAACTATTGTGGAAAGTTTTGAATCAGCGGTTGAAAACATGCCGGAGGTAACTGACTGTTTTACAGTATCCGGTGACTTCGATTACATGCTTAGGGTGATATGCCTTGACAACGAAGCCTATGAGAAATGGGTACGGAGGCTTCAGAAGCTGGACCTGATAAATACCATAGACAGCCGCTTTGTAATCCGTTCGGTCAAGGAGTCAGGACCCATTCTGCTAACAAAGTAG
- a CDS encoding aminotransferase class I/II-fold pyridoxal phosphate-dependent enzyme gives METKRFTDPATAIQRLKQFGEFGGVNPSITDSATYTFLDEKTMIDAFNGDAAGCFLYSRHWNPSNKYLAEALAAMEGTESAWVTASGMAAITTSILQLVNSGDHIITSVTTYGGTYAFLANYLKKFNIEVTFVNISDLESIRKSVKENTKLIYTESMTNPMLQVSNIPELSKIAKSNGIKLVVDNTFTPMILSPFILGADIVVYSMTKFINGKNDAVAGAICASEDFINEISNVNDGTAMLLGPVLDPLRSSNILKNINTLHIRMQKHSENAKYLAHRFKEIGLKSNYPGLPEHPDHGLLTSMMNMDFGYGGMIAIDLETPERAAPFLEMMQERGVGYHAVSLGYFKTLFSNSGRSTSSEVPQVLQDEMGLSPGLIRFSVGLDHDIEATYKLIKSCLDDLGLV, from the coding sequence ATGGAAACGAAAAGATTTACAGATCCGGCCACAGCAATTCAGCGTTTAAAACAATTTGGGGAGTTTGGAGGTGTAAATCCATCGATAACAGATTCGGCAACCTATACCTTTTTAGATGAAAAGACAATGATTGATGCATTTAACGGTGATGCGGCTGGCTGCTTTTTATATTCCAGGCATTGGAACCCAAGTAACAAGTATCTTGCCGAGGCACTTGCCGCTATGGAAGGAACAGAATCAGCCTGGGTAACGGCTTCCGGAATGGCGGCGATTACAACTTCAATCCTTCAACTTGTTAACAGTGGTGATCACATAATAACAAGTGTCACAACATACGGGGGTACCTATGCATTTTTGGCAAACTACCTTAAGAAATTTAATATTGAAGTAACTTTTGTAAATATAAGCGATTTGGAAAGTATCAGAAAATCTGTCAAAGAGAACACTAAATTAATCTATACCGAGAGTATGACAAATCCGATGCTTCAGGTCTCAAATATCCCAGAACTATCTAAAATTGCCAAATCTAATGGCATCAAGCTGGTTGTGGATAATACCTTTACCCCCATGATCCTTTCTCCCTTCATACTTGGTGCTGATATTGTCGTTTACAGCATGACCAAGTTTATTAACGGTAAAAATGATGCTGTGGCGGGAGCAATATGTGCATCTGAAGATTTTATCAATGAAATCAGCAATGTTAACGATGGTACGGCAATGCTTCTCGGCCCGGTTTTGGATCCGCTCAGGTCTTCCAATATTCTGAAAAACATCAATACATTGCATATCAGAATGCAGAAGCACAGTGAAAATGCAAAGTACCTTGCTCATAGATTTAAAGAGATTGGACTGAAATCTAATTATCCCGGTCTTCCTGAGCACCCCGATCATGGGCTGCTGACTTCAATGATGAATATGGACTTCGGGTATGGAGGAATGATTGCAATTGATCTCGAAACTCCTGAAAGAGCTGCACCTTTTCTGGAGATGATGCAGGAGCGGGGAGTGGGATATCATGCTGTCAGCCTCGGTTACTTCAAGACACTGTTTTCCAATTCAGGACGGAGTACATCTTCTGAGGTACCCCAGGTCCTTCAGGATGAAATGGGATTATCCCCGGGCTTGATCCGTTTTTCTGTTGGACTTGACCATGATATTGAAGCTACTTACAAACTGATTAAATCCTGTCTCGACGATCTGGGATTAGTGTAA
- a CDS encoding iron ABC transporter permease produces MKIKKQKINLWSSSTLSLLILYTIFLILPLVMLLSESFLDRDTGQFTLENFQRFFGKKYYYSTLFNSFKVTVLVTFIAVALGTTLAYFFARFKIRGAKTLRILVILSSMSAPFVGAYSWILLLGRNGVVTKFFEGLFGVEMPDIYGFKGILLVLSLQLYPLIFLYVSGAFSNVDNSLLEASENLGCSGVKRFFKVIVPLIFPTVLAGALLVFMRCFSDFGTPMLIGEGYRTFPVTIYDAYMSELGGNNGFAASIAIIAIIVTLIIFLVQKRIANKHAFTMNSINKIRPVKIGGIKNSLIHIYAYLLITLSIAPQAYVIYTSFRNVNGTVFTSGYSLNNYVIAFSKMGNAIRNTLIIPLISLTFVLIFAVFIAYLVVRKRSKITAAIDTVSMIPYIVPGIVVGIALANTFSRPPMVLTGSMTIMVIALIIRRLPYTIRSSVATLQQIPISIEEAALSLGASNVKTFWKITIPMMSAGIISGAILSWITMISELASAILLYTGKTRTLTVEVYTQVLRGNYGVAAALAAILAVLTTLSLVLFNKVNKGRDLSM; encoded by the coding sequence TACTTTAGAAAACTTCCAAAGGTTTTTTGGAAAAAAATATTATTATTCGACTTTGTTTAATTCCTTTAAGGTTACTGTTCTAGTTACATTTATTGCTGTAGCTTTAGGTACCACTCTGGCATATTTTTTTGCGCGATTTAAAATTAGGGGTGCAAAAACTCTTAGAATTCTGGTTATTTTATCGAGTATGTCCGCCCCTTTTGTCGGTGCTTATTCCTGGATCTTATTATTGGGAAGAAACGGAGTGGTCACGAAATTTTTTGAAGGTCTATTCGGCGTTGAAATGCCAGATATTTATGGTTTTAAGGGTATTTTACTTGTATTGTCATTACAGCTCTATCCGCTTATTTTTCTCTACGTTTCAGGAGCCTTTTCAAATGTAGATAACTCATTGCTCGAAGCATCGGAGAACTTAGGTTGTTCCGGAGTAAAAAGATTTTTTAAGGTTATTGTTCCGTTGATTTTTCCAACTGTTTTAGCTGGAGCATTACTTGTATTTATGAGATGTTTTAGCGATTTTGGTACTCCCATGTTAATTGGTGAAGGGTATCGTACATTCCCTGTTACTATTTATGATGCTTACATGTCGGAGTTAGGTGGAAATAATGGTTTTGCGGCGAGCATTGCCATAATTGCAATTATTGTTACCTTAATTATCTTTTTAGTTCAGAAACGTATTGCTAATAAACATGCTTTTACAATGAATAGTATTAATAAGATAAGACCTGTAAAAATTGGAGGTATTAAAAATTCTTTAATACATATTTATGCATATTTGTTAATTACACTTTCTATAGCACCCCAGGCATATGTTATTTATACATCCTTCAGGAATGTTAACGGTACTGTATTCACCAGTGGCTATTCATTAAATAATTATGTTATAGCTTTTTCCAAAATGGGAAATGCTATCAGAAATACTCTTATTATTCCCTTGATATCATTAACCTTTGTTTTAATTTTTGCCGTATTTATCGCTTATTTGGTAGTGAGAAAACGTTCAAAAATTACTGCAGCAATCGATACGGTTTCTATGATCCCTTATATTGTTCCCGGTATTGTTGTTGGTATTGCATTAGCAAACACATTCAGCCGACCGCCAATGGTTTTAACAGGTAGTATGACAATTATGGTCATTGCGCTTATTATCAGACGCTTACCGTATACAATCCGTTCGAGTGTCGCAACCTTGCAGCAAATACCAATATCAATTGAAGAAGCAGCTCTTTCTTTAGGAGCCAGTAATGTAAAAACATTTTGGAAAATTACCATCCCAATGATGTCAGCCGGTATTATTTCCGGAGCTATTTTATCGTGGATAACTATGATTTCAGAATTGGCTTCTGCTATTTTACTGTATACCGGAAAAACAAGAACTTTGACGGTAGAAGTTTACACCCAGGTTCTACGGGGGAATTACGGTGTAGCAGCCGCTCTTGCCGCAATTCTGGCAGTGTTAACTACTTTATCTTTAGTACTCTTTAACAAGGTGAATAAAGGTCGGGATTTGTCAATGTAG